In the Leptotrichia sp. oral taxon 212 genome, one interval contains:
- a CDS encoding MBL fold metallo-hydrolase, translated as MKFSVLGSGSSGNSSYIEMGKKKFLIDAGFSGKKIAEKLNNIGRRIEDVDGIFVTHEHSDHIQGLGVISRKYDIPIYLHEITYGIIREKIGKIDTKNINFLREDKISFEECTVNNFEVMHDAEKCLGFTFEYDNKKLSYASDVGCTNNIIKENFKNSDVIVVESNYDYNMLMTGPYHWELKNRVKGRNGHLSNAEASKLISQVMSDKLKKIYLMHISKDNNTPELAYNALYEILERENRSNLEIEIVTENETMMYHI; from the coding sequence ATGAAATTTTCAGTTTTAGGTAGTGGCAGTAGCGGAAATTCAAGTTATATAGAAATGGGAAAAAAGAAATTTCTGATTGATGCCGGATTCAGTGGGAAAAAAATAGCAGAGAAATTGAATAATATAGGAAGAAGAATAGAGGATGTAGACGGTATTTTTGTAACGCATGAACATTCAGATCATATTCAGGGACTGGGAGTAATCTCGAGAAAATATGATATTCCGATATATCTTCATGAAATTACTTATGGAATAATTAGGGAAAAAATAGGAAAAATAGATACTAAAAATATAAATTTTCTGAGGGAAGACAAGATTTCCTTTGAAGAGTGTACAGTAAATAATTTTGAAGTGATGCATGATGCAGAAAAGTGCCTTGGATTTACTTTTGAATATGATAATAAAAAACTGTCATATGCAAGTGATGTAGGATGCACAAATAATATAATAAAGGAAAATTTTAAAAACAGTGATGTAATAGTTGTGGAAAGTAACTATGACTATAATATGCTTATGACAGGACCTTATCATTGGGAACTGAAGAACAGGGTAAAGGGAAGAAATGGACATCTGTCAAATGCAGAGGCTTCGAAGCTGATTTCACAGGTAATGTCAGATAAACTTAAAAAAATTTATCTGATGCATATAAGCAAGGATAATAATACTCCAGAACTTGCATATAATGCACTGTATGAAATTCTTGAAAGGGAAAACAGAAGTAATCTTGAAATAGAAATAGTTACTGAAAATGAGACAATGATGTATCATATTTGA
- a CDS encoding uracil-DNA glycosylase family protein, with protein MWNDLEMEIEICSKCTLERTRKNPVIGKGNKNGKILFIMDSISLEEDNRNELLTDKNGEYFMKFLEYAKLNLKKCYFTTLTKCSSRGEIIEKESISKCSDFLIGQIALLNPLYIVTVGENPTRRFIKEREDIKEMVGNSYHYIGDMWVVPVYDVPYLFKATDKEKWKLIKILSKLEKDVKLEN; from the coding sequence ATGTGGAATGACTTGGAAATGGAAATAGAAATATGTAGCAAATGTACTCTAGAAAGAACGAGGAAAAATCCTGTCATTGGAAAAGGAAACAAAAATGGAAAAATACTGTTTATCATGGATAGCATTAGTCTAGAAGAAGATAACAGAAATGAACTTCTTACAGACAAAAACGGGGAATACTTTATGAAGTTTCTTGAGTATGCAAAACTCAATCTGAAAAAATGTTATTTCACAACTTTGACAAAATGCAGTTCACGGGGAGAAATCATTGAAAAGGAAAGTATTTCAAAATGTAGCGATTTCCTGATAGGACAGATTGCATTGTTAAACCCTTTATATATAGTAACGGTGGGAGAAAATCCTACAAGAAGATTTATAAAGGAAAGAGAAGACATAAAAGAAATGGTAGGTAACAGTTATCACTATATAGGTGATATGTGGGTAGTACCAGTTTACGATGTTCCTTATCTTTTTAAGGCTACAGACAAGGAAAAATGGAAACTGATTAAAATTTTAAGTAAACTTGAAAAAGATGTAAAATTGGAAAATTGA
- the ychF gene encoding redox-regulated ATPase YchF encodes MIGIGIVGLPNVGKSTLFNAITKTQNAEAANYPFATIEPNVGLVSVPDVRLKELEKVVNPQRTLGATVEFVDIAGLVKGASKGEGLGNQFLSNIRNTAAICQVVRCFDDDNIIHVEGSVDPIRDIETINTELIFADLDTVERALQKNGKLARGGNAEGKELLAVLEKCKTHLEDFKLLKTLEFTQRENELIKVYQFLTLKPMMFAANISEDDLTNKVENDYVKKVREFAASHESEVVTFSAKVEAELIEIEDEEERQMFIDELGITEPSLNRLIRGGFKLLGLITYFTAGEKEVRAWTVKQGTNAQKSAGEIHTDIEKGFIRAEVVAYEKFIEYNGWQGSKEKGAMRLEGKEYIVNDGDVMYFRFNV; translated from the coding sequence ATGATAGGAATAGGTATAGTAGGACTTCCAAACGTGGGAAAGTCGACATTGTTTAATGCAATTACAAAAACTCAAAATGCAGAGGCGGCAAATTACCCTTTTGCAACAATAGAACCAAATGTGGGACTGGTAAGTGTTCCGGATGTCAGACTTAAGGAACTGGAAAAAGTTGTAAACCCTCAGAGAACATTAGGAGCAACTGTGGAGTTTGTAGATATTGCAGGACTCGTAAAAGGAGCTTCAAAAGGGGAAGGACTGGGAAACCAGTTTTTATCAAATATAAGAAATACTGCGGCAATCTGTCAGGTTGTAAGATGTTTTGATGATGACAATATTATCCATGTTGAAGGAAGTGTAGATCCTATAAGGGATATAGAAACTATAAATACGGAATTAATATTTGCAGATTTAGATACTGTGGAAAGAGCTCTGCAGAAAAATGGAAAGCTGGCAAGAGGTGGAAATGCTGAAGGAAAAGAATTACTTGCAGTTCTTGAAAAATGTAAGACACATCTGGAAGATTTTAAACTGTTAAAAACATTGGAATTTACCCAAAGGGAAAATGAACTGATAAAAGTGTACCAGTTTCTGACATTGAAGCCTATGATGTTTGCGGCAAATATTTCTGAAGATGATTTGACTAATAAGGTTGAAAATGACTATGTAAAAAAAGTAAGGGAATTTGCGGCATCTCATGAAAGTGAAGTTGTAACTTTTTCAGCAAAAGTTGAAGCAGAGCTTATAGAAATAGAAGATGAAGAAGAAAGACAGATGTTCATAGATGAACTTGGAATAACAGAACCAAGTCTGAACAGGCTTATAAGAGGAGGATTTAAGCTTCTTGGTCTTATTACTTATTTTACGGCAGGTGAAAAAGAAGTTAGGGCATGGACTGTGAAGCAAGGAACAAATGCTCAGAAAAGTGCGGGAGAAATTCATACTGACATAGAAAAAGGATTTATAAGAGCAGAAGTTGTAGCCTATGAAAAGTTTATTGAATATAATGGATGGCAAGGTTCAAAGGAAAAAGGGGCAATGCGTCTTGAAGGAAAAGAGTATATTGTAAATGACGGAGATGTAATGTATTTCAGATTTAATGTATAG
- a CDS encoding mechanosensitive ion channel family protein, with translation MKDFQKFFEWKNLSQFLQTNLLKIAIIIIALKISGMLKKYVDKVIKSIMDKAKMDKSVSSFLMSAFSILYYVILAYILIGFLGINLSSITTFLGAAGIVLGFAFKETLGNICGGLIILTFKPFKVGHVIEYKNYIGEVKSIELFYTRIKTPQNEQVIIPNGMITSNELRNMTKEKVRRLDLKIGVSYRSDILEVKNVLREIIDEEIKGEEKLILKSPEPTIGVLSLAESAVIFCVFMYTKSENYFNLQLKMNEKIKIKFDENNIEIPYPQMDVHISKGGEKNACGIIYESENKR, from the coding sequence ATGAAAGATTTTCAGAAATTTTTTGAGTGGAAAAACTTATCTCAATTTTTACAGACTAATTTATTAAAAATTGCTATAATAATAATTGCATTGAAAATATCAGGAATGTTGAAAAAATATGTAGATAAAGTGATAAAATCCATAATGGATAAAGCTAAAATGGATAAAAGTGTATCTTCTTTTCTGATGTCAGCGTTTTCGATACTTTATTATGTCATTTTGGCTTATATACTTATTGGCTTTTTAGGTATTAATCTGTCATCAATAACTACATTTCTTGGAGCGGCAGGGATAGTTCTAGGTTTTGCTTTTAAGGAAACTCTTGGAAATATCTGCGGTGGCTTAATAATCTTAACATTTAAGCCTTTTAAAGTAGGACATGTGATAGAATATAAAAATTATATAGGTGAAGTTAAGAGTATAGAACTTTTTTATACAAGGATAAAAACACCGCAGAATGAACAGGTTATTATTCCAAATGGAATGATAACAAGTAATGAACTTAGAAACATGACAAAGGAAAAGGTCAGAAGGCTAGATCTGAAAATAGGAGTATCATATAGAAGCGATATTTTAGAGGTTAAGAATGTCTTGAGAGAAATTATAGATGAGGAAATAAAAGGAGAAGAAAAATTAATACTGAAATCTCCTGAACCTACAATAGGTGTACTTTCACTAGCAGAATCAGCAGTTATTTTTTGTGTATTTATGTATACAAAAAGTGAGAATTATTTCAATTTACAGCTTAAAATGAATGAAAAAATAAAAATAAAATTTGATGAAAATAATATTGAAATACCATATCCTCAAATGGATGTGCATATTTCAAAAGGAGGAGAGAAAAATGCATGTGGAATTATTTATGAATCAGAAAACAAACGGTAA
- a CDS encoding MBL fold metallo-hydrolase yields the protein MHVELFMNQKTNGNSYVVDDGKDCYIVDPGGFDMSSLLNYIDEKKFNLSGVLLTHGHYDHIIGLPEIMAYKDVPVYISEKDYDFLYDSSLSLTLWIDMDFKLSKEVKVIKLKEGDEIFGFKVLETPGHTHGGVCYYNEKEKILMSGDTIFKANYGRTDLPTGNSADMKKSIERLFELPGDTVAYPGHGGEVSIAQNKEYFEYLVKI from the coding sequence ATGCATGTGGAATTATTTATGAATCAGAAAACAAACGGTAACAGTTATGTGGTAGACGATGGGAAAGACTGTTATATCGTCGACCCGGGAGGATTTGACATGTCCTCACTGTTAAATTATATTGATGAAAAGAAATTTAACCTGTCAGGAGTTTTACTGACACATGGACATTATGACCACATAATAGGTCTACCTGAAATTATGGCTTATAAAGATGTACCAGTTTATATAAGTGAAAAGGATTATGATTTTTTATATGATTCAAGTTTATCTCTGACTTTGTGGATAGATATGGATTTTAAATTATCAAAGGAAGTAAAAGTTATTAAACTGAAAGAAGGAGATGAAATCTTCGGATTTAAAGTTCTTGAAACTCCAGGTCATACTCACGGGGGAGTCTGTTATTATAATGAAAAAGAAAAGATTCTCATGTCTGGAGATACAATATTTAAGGCAAATTACGGAAGAACTGATTTACCTACAGGAAACAGTGCAGACATGAAAAAATCAATAGAGAGATTATTTGAGCTTCCAGGAGATACAGTGGCGTATCCTGGTCATGGTGGAGAAGTTTCGATAGCACAGAATAAGGAATATTTTGAATATTTAGTGAAAATATAG
- a CDS encoding PTS sugar transporter subunit IIC: protein MKKFTDWMEQKFVPKAAKIASQRFLVAIKDSFIAIMPITMVGSIAVLLNVFFRDLPKSWGLDKFVELMTPLININGIVWFASIAILSLAFVIALGYNVAKSYEVNPVAGALVAFASFVAFLPQEASFEAEVNGVKQAVSSWGFINVDYLGAKGLFPAMIIGLFSTIVYSKLMKSKLTIKLPDSVPPAVSKAFASIIPGVVAIYSSAILSHVIVTTTGSTLNDLIAKYIQAPLLGLSQGMFSVVLLSFLVQLFWFFGLHGHNVLAPIMDGIYQPALLANVEHMAKGGAVKDLPYIWTRGSFDAYLQMGGSGITIALIFAIYLFSKRKEYKTVAKLSTPMAIFNINEPVIFGIPLVLNPIYIIPFLLAPTVCAIIAYTATVIGLVPPVYVVVPWVLPPGIYAFFATGGSIMAAIVSLFNVFVAFVIWTPFVIIANRMADDKKNSEKSDLDDESLENITLD, encoded by the coding sequence ATGAAAAAATTTACAGACTGGATGGAACAGAAATTTGTTCCAAAAGCTGCAAAAATTGCATCTCAAAGATTTCTTGTAGCTATTAAGGATTCGTTCATTGCAATAATGCCCATTACTATGGTAGGGTCAATAGCAGTATTACTAAATGTATTTTTTAGAGATTTACCTAAAAGCTGGGGATTAGACAAATTTGTAGAACTTATGACACCGTTGATAAATATAAACGGTATAGTATGGTTTGCTTCAATAGCGATATTATCACTGGCATTTGTAATAGCACTGGGATATAATGTAGCTAAAAGCTATGAAGTGAATCCAGTAGCAGGCGCTTTAGTAGCATTTGCATCGTTTGTGGCATTTTTACCTCAGGAAGCAAGTTTTGAAGCTGAGGTAAATGGAGTTAAACAGGCAGTTTCTTCATGGGGATTCATAAATGTGGATTATCTGGGTGCAAAAGGTTTATTTCCTGCAATGATAATAGGACTTTTCTCAACAATAGTATATTCAAAGCTTATGAAAAGTAAGCTTACAATTAAATTGCCTGATTCAGTACCGCCTGCAGTCAGCAAGGCATTTGCCTCAATTATTCCAGGGGTTGTAGCAATTTACTCTTCGGCAATATTATCGCATGTAATTGTAACGACAACAGGAAGTACATTAAACGATCTGATAGCAAAATACATTCAGGCACCACTGCTTGGATTATCGCAAGGTATGTTCTCTGTAGTATTACTTTCATTCCTTGTTCAGCTTTTCTGGTTCTTTGGATTACACGGACATAATGTACTTGCTCCGATAATGGATGGAATTTATCAGCCTGCATTACTGGCAAATGTAGAACATATGGCAAAAGGAGGAGCAGTAAAGGATCTTCCTTATATTTGGACAAGAGGTTCATTTGATGCGTATCTGCAGATGGGTGGTTCAGGAATAACAATAGCATTAATTTTCGCAATATATCTTTTCAGTAAGAGAAAAGAATACAAGACAGTTGCCAAATTATCTACTCCGATGGCAATATTTAATATTAACGAACCTGTTATATTCGGTATACCGTTAGTATTAAATCCAATATACATAATTCCATTCCTGCTGGCGCCAACTGTGTGTGCAATAATTGCCTATACAGCAACAGTTATAGGACTGGTTCCACCAGTATATGTTGTAGTTCCATGGGTTCTGCCTCCAGGAATATATGCGTTCTTTGCAACAGGAGGTTCCATAATGGCGGCAATAGTTTCATTATTTAATGTATTTGTGGCATTTGTTATATGGACACCGTTTGTAATAATAGCTAATAGAATGGCAGACGATAAGAAAAATTCAGAAAAATCAGATCTGGATGATGAAAGTTTAGAAAATATAACATTAGATTAA
- a CDS encoding histidinol-phosphatase: MKTNFHTHNYRCGHAVGNVEDYVKVAIDEGYYELGISDHAPVPSYYEDRMKMEELGEYLLEIGEAQKKYEDKIKIYKSLEIEYFPEWQEYYDELKKKLDYIILGLHAFRIEGESKIYNAWNIKEEKHVLAYGKYMVKAIESGNFDYIAHPDLYMVNYRNWTENCIEAAHIICKAAEKYNVPLEVNANGIRKTLVRHPDWDRYMYPYKEFWEIAAKYNICTIIGSDAHDFMEMEDEAMEIARKFAKELGLNIIESIF, from the coding sequence ATGAAAACAAATTTTCATACACATAATTATAGATGTGGGCATGCTGTTGGAAATGTAGAAGACTATGTAAAGGTTGCCATAGATGAAGGATATTATGAACTGGGAATTTCAGATCATGCACCTGTACCTTCGTATTATGAAGATCGGATGAAAATGGAAGAGCTTGGAGAATATCTGTTAGAGATTGGAGAAGCACAGAAAAAATATGAAGATAAAATAAAAATTTATAAATCTCTTGAAATAGAATATTTTCCTGAATGGCAGGAATACTATGATGAGCTGAAGAAAAAACTGGATTATATAATACTGGGACTTCATGCTTTCAGAATAGAGGGAGAAAGTAAGATTTATAATGCCTGGAATATTAAGGAAGAAAAACATGTGCTGGCATATGGAAAATATATGGTAAAGGCAATAGAGTCAGGGAATTTTGATTATATAGCCCATCCTGATTTATATATGGTAAATTATAGAAACTGGACAGAAAACTGTATTGAAGCAGCACATATAATATGTAAAGCGGCTGAGAAATATAATGTTCCACTTGAAGTGAATGCAAACGGAATAAGAAAAACATTAGTGAGACATCCAGATTGGGACAGATATATGTATCCATATAAAGAGTTTTGGGAAATAGCTGCAAAATATAATATCTGTACAATAATAGGTTCTGACGCACATGATTTTATGGAAATGGAAGATGAGGCTATGGAAATAGCAAGAAAGTTTGCAAAGGAACTGGGATTAAATATAATTGAAAGTATATTTTAA
- a CDS encoding NUDIX hydrolase yields the protein MENFRFLKGAKMIHPTTGITLEYLDKSNAVCFVLFNETKEKVILVKQFRPGPKDYTLEVVAGLIDAGENPRTAAFRELREETGYTEEDITDFEELKQGLFVSPGYTTENLFFFSARLKSDSIKAKELSLDEGEELVVEWINVKDIIEKSNDMKTLFGVTYFSK from the coding sequence ATGGAAAATTTTAGATTTTTAAAAGGTGCGAAAATGATACATCCAACAACAGGGATAACACTCGAATATTTAGATAAATCAAACGCAGTATGTTTTGTACTATTCAATGAAACAAAGGAAAAAGTTATACTTGTGAAACAGTTTAGACCAGGACCAAAGGATTACACTCTTGAAGTAGTAGCAGGACTTATAGATGCAGGAGAAAATCCAAGAACGGCAGCATTCAGGGAATTAAGAGAGGAAACAGGTTATACTGAAGAAGATATTACAGATTTTGAAGAACTTAAACAGGGACTGTTTGTTTCACCTGGATATACTACTGAAAACCTTTTCTTTTTTAGCGCAAGGCTGAAGTCTGATTCAATAAAAGCGAAGGAACTTTCCCTGGATGAAGGTGAAGAGCTTGTAGTTGAATGGATAAATGTAAAAGATATTATTGAAAAATCTAACGATATGAAAACATTGTTCGGAGTCACTTATTTTTCTAAATAG
- a CDS encoding M48 family metallopeptidase has product MKIEKILGYDVHRKKVKNINLRINQNMEVYISAPLNLHSSYIENFIRSKEEWIKKVLNKVEDVKLQQKEYEYTTGEIHKLIGREYVLKVRIGNINRISLNKEINEILLVTDSENVENRKKIMDKWYFECAKKLFPDVVDKWLKILGESIEHLSIKPMKTRWGSCNYNKKYINLNTELIKRTPFEIEYVILHELAHLKYPNHGKGFYNYIENYMPNYKKAEKMLNAKHYY; this is encoded by the coding sequence ATGAAGATAGAAAAAATTCTGGGGTATGATGTTCACAGAAAAAAAGTAAAAAATATAAACCTGAGGATAAATCAGAATATGGAAGTCTATATCTCAGCACCTTTAAATCTGCACAGCAGTTACATAGAAAATTTTATACGTTCAAAAGAAGAATGGATAAAAAAAGTACTGAATAAGGTGGAAGATGTAAAATTACAGCAGAAGGAATATGAATATACAACAGGTGAAATACATAAACTGATTGGCAGAGAATATGTTTTAAAAGTAAGAATTGGTAATATAAACAGGATAAGTCTTAATAAGGAAATAAATGAAATACTGCTTGTGACAGATAGTGAAAATGTTGAAAATAGGAAGAAAATAATGGATAAATGGTACTTTGAATGTGCCAAAAAGTTATTTCCTGATGTTGTGGATAAATGGCTTAAAATCCTTGGTGAAAGTATAGAACATCTGTCAATCAAACCAATGAAGACAAGATGGGGATCATGCAATTACAATAAAAAATATATAAATCTTAATACAGAGCTTATAAAAAGAACACCATTTGAGATAGAATATGTTATATTGCATGAACTTGCTCACCTGAAATATCCTAATCATGGAAAAGGATTTTATAATTACATTGAAAATTATATGCCAAACTATAAAAAGGCTGAAAAAATGTTAAATGCAAAACATTATTATTAA